In Vibrio gangliei, a single window of DNA contains:
- a CDS encoding DUF4391 domain-containing protein: MASAQQHVFIPFRFPQAAALGSQKQGQKIPKETIYQQSNLPPATKQLFVNQVEQIIWRYKLSPDTLNVAESEDVAEIQVFDIHLKPNCRDLDATVLEILDRAVPSNILFRIFNGLPHRPQVQHAMACKRESKRDAGSMVIKEHFLSDWVAISKLGELNYAETKKLPVIINMATLYNELLRSLLAEPPLEGESIDEQMKRIAMLNVCRDKLTKLQAKQQKEKQYNRRVDMNSEINRLKEQISSLSGL, encoded by the coding sequence ATGGCATCAGCCCAACAACATGTATTCATTCCTTTCAGATTTCCTCAAGCTGCTGCATTAGGAAGTCAAAAGCAAGGGCAGAAAATTCCCAAGGAAACGATTTATCAGCAATCAAATCTTCCGCCGGCGACTAAGCAATTATTTGTTAATCAAGTCGAGCAAATAATCTGGCGATACAAATTGTCTCCAGATACGTTGAATGTCGCTGAAAGTGAAGATGTGGCTGAGATACAAGTTTTTGATATACATTTAAAACCGAATTGTAGGGACCTTGATGCCACGGTACTGGAAATATTAGATCGTGCAGTTCCCTCGAACATTTTGTTTCGTATCTTCAATGGCCTCCCGCATAGGCCACAAGTGCAGCATGCGATGGCTTGTAAAAGAGAGAGCAAGCGAGATGCTGGAAGTATGGTCATTAAGGAACATTTTCTATCTGATTGGGTCGCTATCTCTAAGTTAGGTGAGCTAAATTATGCCGAAACTAAAAAGCTTCCAGTTATCATTAACATGGCAACACTGTACAATGAGCTGTTACGAAGCCTACTGGCAGAACCCCCATTAGAAGGCGAGTCTATAGACGAGCAAATGAAGCGGATAGCGATGCTGAATGTTTGCAGAGATAAGTTAACCAAGCTTCAGGCAAAGCAACAAAAAGAAAAACAGTACAATCGCAGGGTTGATATGAACAGTGAAATCAACCGACTAAAAGAACAGATTAGCTCGCTAAGTGGCCTGTGA
- a CDS encoding DUF7281 domain-containing protein, which produces MSQVLVKALTRLIEVYPDSIAGSTLAPSQKKQLDEFSRKTQSVQVTPKGRGVVYGILDMDVVKVTLEQLAPNQNVSPSAPQRAVNIASTRSSKQGRVGHDVTYVLAKAVANPLWESSGGPTEHLNVATEEFGVFSLEVGGERNRDLNTHHSIWLVENQALFDRLDWLPNNEPTTVIWYRGQLHNKLIDWLSVRERAPMVYFFADYDGVGLNNFRRLNERLKERAEFWMMPNWKELLNRYGQNQLWVDTAREFNSFLENSSNLLAQSSHLQALVLEMQTNGLALEQESIWLSKK; this is translated from the coding sequence ATGAGCCAGGTATTGGTTAAAGCACTAACGCGACTAATCGAGGTGTACCCTGATTCCATTGCCGGAAGCACATTGGCGCCATCTCAGAAGAAGCAGCTTGATGAGTTCAGCCGCAAAACTCAGAGTGTACAAGTTACTCCTAAAGGCCGTGGCGTTGTCTACGGCATTCTAGATATGGATGTCGTTAAAGTCACACTGGAGCAGTTGGCACCAAATCAAAACGTGTCTCCATCAGCCCCGCAAAGAGCCGTAAACATAGCCTCCACACGCAGCAGCAAACAAGGAAGAGTAGGTCACGATGTGACTTACGTGCTGGCTAAAGCGGTGGCGAATCCGCTATGGGAGTCTTCCGGAGGGCCAACTGAGCACTTAAATGTAGCGACAGAAGAGTTTGGCGTTTTTTCCCTTGAAGTGGGTGGAGAAAGAAATAGGGATCTTAACACTCATCATTCTATTTGGTTGGTGGAAAACCAAGCATTGTTTGACCGTCTAGATTGGCTACCCAATAACGAACCCACTACCGTTATTTGGTACCGAGGGCAGTTACACAACAAACTGATTGATTGGCTATCGGTGCGTGAAAGGGCGCCGATGGTCTACTTTTTTGCTGACTATGATGGAGTCGGGCTGAATAACTTCCGACGCCTGAATGAGAGGCTTAAAGAAAGAGCAGAGTTTTGGATGATGCCTAACTGGAAGGAACTTTTGAACCGTTACGGGCAAAACCAGCTTTGGGTTGATACCGCAAGAGAATTCAACTCATTTCTTGAGAATAGTAGCAATTTGTTGGCTCAATCCTCTCATCTACAAGCGCTAGTTCTAGAGATGCAAACGAACGGGTTAGCACTTGAGCAAGAGTCCATTTGGCTTAGTAAGAAATAG
- a CDS encoding helicase-related protein, whose translation MRIIDNINDLLGDDLKSTIKPGAKLKIAASCFSIYAYEALKEELEQIESLEFVFTSPTFVESEVTDKLSKQKREFFIPKEQREKSFYGTEFEIQLKNKLTQKAIARECADWIRRKVEFRSNTTGAPMQQLAAVQVSEEQAVYQPLNGFSAVDLGYQKGNAVSNIVTCMDEPSSTRVFMGMFDLLWNDAEKVQDVTDRLVNHISTVYQENSPERIYFQLLYNIFSEFLEDLNEDVLPNDKTGYQDSLIWNKLFNYQKDAATGIINKLETYNGCILADSVGLGKTFTALAVVKYYELRNKSVLVLCPKKLADNWLNYNRNLITNPFVKDRFNFDVLCHTDLQRTKGESFGLPMDRVNWGNYDLVVIDESHNFRNNQVYKDKETRYQSLMNKVIRAGVKTKVLMLSATPVNNKFSDLRNQLALAYEGDSHVLREQIGTQFSIEEIFKRAQKSFNAWADLAPEERTASALLETLDYDFFQLLDSVTIARSRKHIQTFYDTADIGHFPERMKPKSFHPALTARSDVIGFNQIFEQLSKLKMAVYAPISYILPSRIAKYEEMYDTDVGSKGKLRQVDREKALQRLMTINLLKRLESSVHAFRLTLQGLQSILDDALSNIAAFKKSGLDTGYLDSANDFDGIDWDEDVTEYQEGFSTGGKVKINLADMDLPSWEHNLSADLEVICKLLEEMDKVLPEQDAKLQHLRQHIFEKWQHPLNPGNKKVLIFTAFADTADYLYENLAQEFKDKYKIHTGKVTGSSAAKSTIGKSYDFQSLLTLFSPASKEKAQILPNEPVELDVLIGTDCISEGQNLQDCDYLINYDIHWNPVRIIQRFGRVDRIGSANQAIQLVNYWPDISLDEYINLKERVENRMVISDITATGDDNVLKAEANDVAYRTEQLKRLQEEMVDLEDVKTGVSITDLGLNEFRMDLLNYIKANGNMNTTPNGLHAVVAAKPDMGLVPGVIFSLRNRNHSVNINKQNRLHPYYLIYMAESGEVVINHMQVKPLLDQVRAACKGKDGPDTLACTNFNRDTKDGREMSFYSELLNQAIGSIVEVKQASDINSLFSGKQTSALANEIKGVEDFELINFIVVKAEG comes from the coding sequence ATGCGTATCATCGACAATATAAATGATCTGCTTGGTGACGACTTAAAAAGCACAATAAAGCCAGGAGCAAAGCTTAAAATTGCAGCATCCTGTTTTTCGATCTATGCGTATGAAGCTTTAAAAGAGGAGCTCGAACAGATTGAGTCACTGGAGTTTGTCTTTACCTCTCCTACATTCGTTGAATCAGAAGTAACGGATAAACTGAGTAAACAGAAGCGAGAGTTTTTCATTCCGAAAGAGCAAAGAGAAAAGAGCTTTTACGGAACTGAATTTGAAATACAGCTAAAGAACAAGCTTACTCAAAAAGCGATTGCTCGAGAGTGCGCGGACTGGATTCGTCGAAAGGTGGAGTTTAGGTCAAATACTACTGGTGCACCAATGCAGCAGTTGGCGGCAGTGCAAGTAAGTGAAGAACAAGCGGTATATCAGCCGCTTAATGGTTTTTCAGCGGTAGATCTTGGTTACCAAAAGGGTAATGCAGTTTCCAACATTGTTACCTGTATGGACGAGCCCTCGTCCACCCGCGTTTTCATGGGTATGTTTGATCTATTATGGAATGATGCAGAAAAAGTGCAGGATGTGACGGATAGACTGGTCAATCACATATCTACCGTATATCAAGAAAACTCTCCTGAACGTATCTATTTTCAGTTGCTATACAACATCTTCAGTGAATTCCTCGAAGACCTTAACGAAGATGTCCTCCCGAATGATAAGACGGGCTACCAAGACAGTTTAATCTGGAATAAATTGTTCAATTATCAGAAAGATGCTGCTACCGGAATCATCAATAAGCTGGAGACATACAATGGTTGTATCCTTGCCGACAGCGTAGGTTTAGGTAAAACATTTACAGCCTTGGCTGTCGTTAAGTATTACGAGCTACGTAACAAATCAGTGTTGGTCTTGTGTCCTAAAAAGCTGGCAGATAACTGGCTTAACTACAACCGTAACCTGATTACCAATCCTTTTGTAAAAGACAGGTTCAATTTTGATGTCTTGTGCCATACGGATTTGCAACGTACGAAAGGAGAGTCCTTTGGGCTCCCAATGGATCGAGTTAATTGGGGCAACTACGATCTGGTTGTAATAGATGAGTCGCATAATTTCAGAAACAATCAGGTATACAAAGATAAAGAAACTCGCTACCAGTCACTGATGAACAAAGTCATTCGTGCTGGGGTGAAAACGAAGGTGTTGATGCTGTCGGCAACACCGGTAAACAACAAATTCTCAGATTTACGTAATCAGTTAGCATTGGCCTACGAGGGTGATTCACATGTGCTTCGAGAGCAGATAGGTACGCAGTTCAGTATTGAAGAAATTTTTAAACGGGCGCAAAAATCATTCAATGCGTGGGCAGATCTCGCGCCTGAAGAACGTACTGCTTCTGCGTTATTAGAGACGCTAGACTATGACTTTTTCCAACTGCTCGATAGTGTGACTATTGCTCGCTCTCGTAAGCATATACAAACGTTCTACGATACGGCTGATATAGGTCATTTCCCTGAACGAATGAAGCCGAAGTCTTTTCACCCGGCGTTGACTGCGCGATCTGACGTAATTGGGTTTAATCAGATATTCGAGCAGCTTTCGAAGTTAAAGATGGCTGTTTATGCCCCAATTAGCTATATCCTACCTAGTCGTATCGCCAAGTATGAAGAGATGTACGATACCGATGTAGGAAGTAAAGGTAAGCTGCGTCAGGTTGATCGAGAAAAAGCACTGCAACGTCTGATGACCATTAACTTACTAAAACGTTTAGAAAGTTCCGTCCATGCATTCCGATTAACGTTGCAAGGGCTACAGTCAATACTTGATGACGCATTGAGTAACATCGCAGCATTTAAGAAAAGTGGATTAGATACTGGCTATCTAGATAGCGCAAATGATTTTGATGGTATTGACTGGGATGAAGATGTAACAGAATACCAGGAAGGCTTTTCAACCGGCGGAAAAGTAAAAATCAACCTTGCTGATATGGATCTTCCTTCGTGGGAGCACAACTTAAGTGCCGACCTAGAAGTGATATGCAAACTGCTTGAGGAAATGGATAAAGTGCTACCTGAGCAGGATGCTAAGCTTCAGCATTTACGACAGCATATCTTTGAAAAGTGGCAACATCCTCTTAATCCAGGTAATAAGAAAGTTCTTATATTCACAGCTTTTGCTGATACCGCTGATTACCTTTATGAGAACTTAGCTCAAGAATTTAAAGATAAGTATAAAATTCACACCGGAAAGGTAACTGGTAGCAGTGCAGCAAAGTCGACGATAGGTAAGAGCTATGATTTTCAAAGCTTGCTTACGCTGTTTTCACCTGCCTCTAAAGAAAAAGCCCAGATACTTCCAAATGAACCTGTTGAGCTTGATGTTCTAATCGGTACAGACTGTATTTCAGAAGGTCAGAACCTACAGGATTGTGACTATCTGATTAACTACGACATTCATTGGAACCCAGTACGCATAATCCAGAGGTTCGGACGAGTAGATCGCATAGGGTCAGCAAATCAAGCCATTCAGCTAGTCAATTACTGGCCAGATATAAGCCTGGATGAATACATTAACCTTAAAGAGCGTGTCGAAAACAGGATGGTAATATCAGACATTACCGCGACTGGTGATGATAACGTGTTAAAGGCTGAAGCAAACGATGTTGCCTATCGCACAGAGCAGCTCAAACGTTTGCAAGAGGAAATGGTAGATTTAGAAGACGTCAAAACTGGCGTGTCCATAACTGATCTCGGACTCAATGAATTTCGCATGGATCTTCTGAATTACATCAAAGCGAATGGGAATATGAACACCACACCAAATGGGTTGCATGCAGTAGTGGCGGCAAAGCCGGACATGGGGCTCGTACCAGGCGTGATTTTCTCATTACGTAATCGTAATCATAGCGTCAACATCAATAAGCAGAACAGACTTCACCCATACTACTTGATTTACATGGCAGAGTCGGGTGAGGTTGTGATTAACCATATGCAGGTAAAACCGCTGCTCGATCAGGTACGGGCTGCATGTAAAGGCAAAGATGGCCCAGACACGCTAGCATGTACAAACTTCAATAGAGATACTAAAGACGGTCGTGAGATGAGTTTCTACTCTGAATTATTGAACCAAGCGATAGGCTCTATTGTGGAAGTTAAACAGGCTAGTGACATCAACAGCCTGTTTAGTGGAAAACAGACATCAGCATTGGCTAATGAGATTAAAGGGGTGGAAGATTTTGAGCTGATTAACTTTATTGTCGTAAAGGCGGAAGGCTAA
- a CDS encoding type II toxin-antitoxin system RelB/DinJ family antitoxin — translation MKDSKLDPELLEKATEIFSELGLPVELAINVFLAKAVQVQGFPFPVALDGDSAVTQQGANRISNAEITESIQHLVEVRLPFSEINNLTQLEYCKTTFGLSFPVLKISKTARPEDVRLSAKDAKGRNRYSTTKVAQRDGQTYLICTQWTDRHRPAFVRWQQTFGDN, via the coding sequence ATGAAAGACTCAAAACTAGATCCTGAATTACTTGAGAAGGCGACAGAAATTTTTAGCGAGCTTGGCTTACCGGTCGAGCTCGCTATCAACGTATTTCTTGCAAAAGCGGTTCAAGTGCAAGGTTTTCCATTTCCAGTTGCCCTGGATGGGGATAGCGCAGTGACTCAGCAGGGAGCGAATAGGATCTCAAATGCTGAAATAACAGAATCTATACAACATCTGGTAGAAGTGAGATTACCTTTTTCAGAGATTAACAATCTCACCCAGCTAGAGTATTGCAAAACCACATTTGGTCTATCATTCCCTGTTCTGAAAATATCAAAAACGGCTAGGCCAGAAGATGTAAGGCTTAGCGCTAAAGATGCCAAAGGCCGCAACCGTTACTCTACAACTAAAGTTGCTCAGCGTGATGGACAAACGTACTTGATTTGTACCCAATGGACTGATCGTCATCGACCTGCCTTTGTTCGTTGGCAGCAGACATTTGGAGATAATTAA